One segment of Chlorocebus sabaeus isolate Y175 chromosome 26, mChlSab1.0.hap1, whole genome shotgun sequence DNA contains the following:
- the SPINT1 gene encoding kunitz-type protease inhibitor 1 isoform X4 encodes MAPARTMAGTRLAPARIPAVALWLLCALGLQGTQAGPPPAPPGLPAGADCLNLFTAGVPAFVLDTNASVSNGATFLESPSVRRGWDCVRACCTTQNCNLALVELQPDRGEDAIAACFLINCLYEQNFVCKFAPREGFINYLTREVYRSYRQLQTQGFGGSGIPKTWAGIDLKVQPQEPLVLKDVENTDWRLLRGDTDVRVERKDPNQVELWGLKEGTYLFQLTVTSSDHPEDTANVTVTVLSTKQTEDYCLASNKVGRCRGSFPRWYYDPMEQICKSFVYGGCLGNKNNYLREEECILACRGVQGPSMERHHPDTSGFDELQRIHFPSDKGHCVDLPDTGLCKESIPRWYYNPFSEHCARFTYGGCYGNKNNFEEEQQCLESCGGISKKDVFGLRRENPIPNTGSVEMAVAVFLVICIVVVVSILAYCFFKNQRKGFHRHHHHPPPTTASSTVSTTEDTEHLVYNHTTQPL; translated from the exons ATGGCCCCTGCGAGGACTATGGCCGGCACCCGCCTCGCCCCGGCCCGCATCCCTGCAGTGGCCTTGTGGCTTCTGTGCGCGCTCGGCCTCCAGGGCACCCAGGCCGGGCCGCCGCCCGCGCCCCCGGGGCTGCCCGCGGGAGCCGACTGCCTGAACCTCTTTACCGCCGGGGTGCCTGCCTTCGTGCTGGACACCAATGCCTCGGTCAGCAACGGAGCCACTTTCCTAGAGTCCCCCAGCGTGCGCCGGGGCTGGGACTGTGTGCGCGCCTGCTGCACCACCCAGAACTGCAATTTAGCGCTGGTGGAGCTGCAGCCCGACCGCGGGGAGGACGCCATCGCCGCCTGCTTCCTCATCAACTGCCTCTACGAGCAGAACTTCGTGTGCAAGTTCGCGCCCAGGGAGGGCTTCATCAACTACCTCACGAGGGAAGTATACCGCTCCTACCGccagctgcagacccagggctTTGGAG GGTCTGGAATCCCCAAGACCTGGGCGGGCATAGACTTGAAGGTACAACCCCAGGAACCCCTGGTGCTGAAGGATGTGGAAAACACAGATTGGCGCCTACTGCGGGGTGACACGGATGTCAGGGTAGAG AGGAAAGACCCAAACCAGGTGGAACTGTGGGGACTCAAGGAAGGCACCTACCTGTTCCAGCTGACAGTGACTAGCTCAGACCACCCAGAGGACACGGCCAACGTCACAGTCACTGTGCTGTCCACCAAGCAGACAGAAG ACTACTGCCTCGCATCCAACAAGGTGGGCCGCTGCCGGGGCTCCTTCCCACGCTGGTACTATGACCCCATGGAGCAGATCTGCAAGAGTTTCGTTTATGGAGGctgcttgggcaacaagaacaactACCTTCGGGAAGAAGAGTGCATTCTAGCCTGTCGGGGTGTGCAAG GCCCCTCCATGGAAAGGCACCATCCAG ACACGAGTGGCTTTGACGAGCTCCAGCGCATCCATTTCCCCAGTGACAAAG GGCACTGTGTGGATCTGCCAGACACAGGACTCTGCAAGGAGAGCATCCCGCGCTGGTACTACAACCCCTTCAGCGAACACTGTGCCCGCTTTACCTATGGCGGTTGTTATGGCAACAAGAACAACTTTGAGGAAGAGCAGCAGTGCCTCGAGTCTTGTGGCGGCATCTCCA AGAAGGATGTGTTTGGCCTGAGGCGGGAAAACCCCATTCCCAACACAG GCTCTGTGGAGATGGCTGTCGCAGTGTTCCTGGTCATCTGCATTGTGGTGGTGGTATCCATCCTAGCTTACTGCTTCTTCAAGAACCAGAGAAAGGGCTtccacaggcaccaccaccacccaccacccaccactgCTAGCTCCACTGTCTCCACTACTGAGGACACGGAGCACCTGGTCTATAACCACACCACCCAGCCCCTCTGA
- the SPINT1 gene encoding kunitz-type protease inhibitor 1 isoform X3, with translation MAPARTMAGTRLAPARIPAVALWLLCALGLQGTQAGPPPAPPGLPAGADCLNLFTAGVPAFVLDTNASVSNGATFLESPSVRRGWDCVRACCTTQNCNLALVELQPDRGEDAIAACFLINCLYEQNFVCKFAPREGFINYLTREVYRSYRQLQTQGFGGSGIPKTWAGIDLKVQPQEPLVLKDVENTDWRLLRGDTDVRVERKDPNQVELWGLKEGTYLFQLTVTSSDHPEDTANVTVTVLSTKQTEDYCLASNKVGRCRGSFPRWYYDPMEQICKSFVYGGCLGNKNNYLREEECILACRGVQGGPLRGSSGAQATFPQGPSMERHHPDTSGFDELQRIHFPSDKGHCVDLPDTGLCKESIPRWYYNPFSEHCARFTYGGCYGNKNNFEEEQQCLESCGGISKKDVFGLRRENPIPNTGSVEMAVAVFLVICIVVVVSILAYCFFKNQRKGFHRHHHHPPPTTASSTVSTTEDTEHLVYNHTTQPL, from the exons ATGGCCCCTGCGAGGACTATGGCCGGCACCCGCCTCGCCCCGGCCCGCATCCCTGCAGTGGCCTTGTGGCTTCTGTGCGCGCTCGGCCTCCAGGGCACCCAGGCCGGGCCGCCGCCCGCGCCCCCGGGGCTGCCCGCGGGAGCCGACTGCCTGAACCTCTTTACCGCCGGGGTGCCTGCCTTCGTGCTGGACACCAATGCCTCGGTCAGCAACGGAGCCACTTTCCTAGAGTCCCCCAGCGTGCGCCGGGGCTGGGACTGTGTGCGCGCCTGCTGCACCACCCAGAACTGCAATTTAGCGCTGGTGGAGCTGCAGCCCGACCGCGGGGAGGACGCCATCGCCGCCTGCTTCCTCATCAACTGCCTCTACGAGCAGAACTTCGTGTGCAAGTTCGCGCCCAGGGAGGGCTTCATCAACTACCTCACGAGGGAAGTATACCGCTCCTACCGccagctgcagacccagggctTTGGAG GGTCTGGAATCCCCAAGACCTGGGCGGGCATAGACTTGAAGGTACAACCCCAGGAACCCCTGGTGCTGAAGGATGTGGAAAACACAGATTGGCGCCTACTGCGGGGTGACACGGATGTCAGGGTAGAG AGGAAAGACCCAAACCAGGTGGAACTGTGGGGACTCAAGGAAGGCACCTACCTGTTCCAGCTGACAGTGACTAGCTCAGACCACCCAGAGGACACGGCCAACGTCACAGTCACTGTGCTGTCCACCAAGCAGACAGAAG ACTACTGCCTCGCATCCAACAAGGTGGGCCGCTGCCGGGGCTCCTTCCCACGCTGGTACTATGACCCCATGGAGCAGATCTGCAAGAGTTTCGTTTATGGAGGctgcttgggcaacaagaacaactACCTTCGGGAAGAAGAGTGCATTCTAGCCTGTCGGGGTGTGCAAGGTGGGCCTTTGAGAGGCAGCTCTGGGGCTCAGGCGACTTTCCCCCAGG GCCCCTCCATGGAAAGGCACCATCCAG ACACGAGTGGCTTTGACGAGCTCCAGCGCATCCATTTCCCCAGTGACAAAG GGCACTGTGTGGATCTGCCAGACACAGGACTCTGCAAGGAGAGCATCCCGCGCTGGTACTACAACCCCTTCAGCGAACACTGTGCCCGCTTTACCTATGGCGGTTGTTATGGCAACAAGAACAACTTTGAGGAAGAGCAGCAGTGCCTCGAGTCTTGTGGCGGCATCTCCA AGAAGGATGTGTTTGGCCTGAGGCGGGAAAACCCCATTCCCAACACAG GCTCTGTGGAGATGGCTGTCGCAGTGTTCCTGGTCATCTGCATTGTGGTGGTGGTATCCATCCTAGCTTACTGCTTCTTCAAGAACCAGAGAAAGGGCTtccacaggcaccaccaccacccaccacccaccactgCTAGCTCCACTGTCTCCACTACTGAGGACACGGAGCACCTGGTCTATAACCACACCACCCAGCCCCTCTGA
- the SPINT1 gene encoding kunitz-type protease inhibitor 1 isoform X1 has product MAPARTMAGTRLAPARIPAVALWLLCALGLQGTQAGPPPAPPGLPAGADCLNLFTAGVPAFVLDTNASVSNGATFLESPSVRRGWDCVRACCTTQNCNLALVELQPDRGEDAIAACFLINCLYEQNFVCKFAPREGFINYLTREVYRSYRQLQTQGFGGSGIPKTWAGIDLKVQPQEPLVLKDVENTDWRLLRGDTDVRVERKDPNQVELWGLKEGTYLFQLTVTSSDHPEDTANVTVTVLSTKQTEDYCLASNKVGRCRGSFPRWYYDPMEQICKSFVYGGCLGNKNNYLREEECILACRGVQGGPLRGSSGAQATFPQGPSMERHHPVCSGTCQPTQFRCSNGCCIDSFLECDDTPNCPDASDEATCEKYTSGFDELQRIHFPSDKGHCVDLPDTGLCKESIPRWYYNPFSEHCARFTYGGCYGNKNNFEEEQQCLESCGGISKKDVFGLRRENPIPNTGSVEMAVAVFLVICIVVVVSILAYCFFKNQRKGFHRHHHHPPPTTASSTVSTTEDTEHLVYNHTTQPL; this is encoded by the exons ATGGCCCCTGCGAGGACTATGGCCGGCACCCGCCTCGCCCCGGCCCGCATCCCTGCAGTGGCCTTGTGGCTTCTGTGCGCGCTCGGCCTCCAGGGCACCCAGGCCGGGCCGCCGCCCGCGCCCCCGGGGCTGCCCGCGGGAGCCGACTGCCTGAACCTCTTTACCGCCGGGGTGCCTGCCTTCGTGCTGGACACCAATGCCTCGGTCAGCAACGGAGCCACTTTCCTAGAGTCCCCCAGCGTGCGCCGGGGCTGGGACTGTGTGCGCGCCTGCTGCACCACCCAGAACTGCAATTTAGCGCTGGTGGAGCTGCAGCCCGACCGCGGGGAGGACGCCATCGCCGCCTGCTTCCTCATCAACTGCCTCTACGAGCAGAACTTCGTGTGCAAGTTCGCGCCCAGGGAGGGCTTCATCAACTACCTCACGAGGGAAGTATACCGCTCCTACCGccagctgcagacccagggctTTGGAG GGTCTGGAATCCCCAAGACCTGGGCGGGCATAGACTTGAAGGTACAACCCCAGGAACCCCTGGTGCTGAAGGATGTGGAAAACACAGATTGGCGCCTACTGCGGGGTGACACGGATGTCAGGGTAGAG AGGAAAGACCCAAACCAGGTGGAACTGTGGGGACTCAAGGAAGGCACCTACCTGTTCCAGCTGACAGTGACTAGCTCAGACCACCCAGAGGACACGGCCAACGTCACAGTCACTGTGCTGTCCACCAAGCAGACAGAAG ACTACTGCCTCGCATCCAACAAGGTGGGCCGCTGCCGGGGCTCCTTCCCACGCTGGTACTATGACCCCATGGAGCAGATCTGCAAGAGTTTCGTTTATGGAGGctgcttgggcaacaagaacaactACCTTCGGGAAGAAGAGTGCATTCTAGCCTGTCGGGGTGTGCAAGGTGGGCCTTTGAGAGGCAGCTCTGGGGCTCAGGCGACTTTCCCCCAGG GCCCCTCCATGGAAAGGCACCATCCAG TGTGCTCTGGCACCTGTCAGCCCACCCAGTTCCGCTGCAGCAATGGCTGCTGCATCGACAGTTTCCTGGAGTGTGATGACACCCCCAACTGCCCCGACGCCTCCGACGAGGCCACCTGTGAAAAAT ACACGAGTGGCTTTGACGAGCTCCAGCGCATCCATTTCCCCAGTGACAAAG GGCACTGTGTGGATCTGCCAGACACAGGACTCTGCAAGGAGAGCATCCCGCGCTGGTACTACAACCCCTTCAGCGAACACTGTGCCCGCTTTACCTATGGCGGTTGTTATGGCAACAAGAACAACTTTGAGGAAGAGCAGCAGTGCCTCGAGTCTTGTGGCGGCATCTCCA AGAAGGATGTGTTTGGCCTGAGGCGGGAAAACCCCATTCCCAACACAG GCTCTGTGGAGATGGCTGTCGCAGTGTTCCTGGTCATCTGCATTGTGGTGGTGGTATCCATCCTAGCTTACTGCTTCTTCAAGAACCAGAGAAAGGGCTtccacaggcaccaccaccacccaccacccaccactgCTAGCTCCACTGTCTCCACTACTGAGGACACGGAGCACCTGGTCTATAACCACACCACCCAGCCCCTCTGA
- the SPINT1 gene encoding kunitz-type protease inhibitor 1 isoform X2, with the protein MAPARTMAGTRLAPARIPAVALWLLCALGLQGTQAGPPPAPPGLPAGADCLNLFTAGVPAFVLDTNASVSNGATFLESPSVRRGWDCVRACCTTQNCNLALVELQPDRGEDAIAACFLINCLYEQNFVCKFAPREGFINYLTREVYRSYRQLQTQGFGGSGIPKTWAGIDLKVQPQEPLVLKDVENTDWRLLRGDTDVRVERKDPNQVELWGLKEGTYLFQLTVTSSDHPEDTANVTVTVLSTKQTEDYCLASNKVGRCRGSFPRWYYDPMEQICKSFVYGGCLGNKNNYLREEECILACRGVQGPSMERHHPVCSGTCQPTQFRCSNGCCIDSFLECDDTPNCPDASDEATCEKYTSGFDELQRIHFPSDKGHCVDLPDTGLCKESIPRWYYNPFSEHCARFTYGGCYGNKNNFEEEQQCLESCGGISKKDVFGLRRENPIPNTGSVEMAVAVFLVICIVVVVSILAYCFFKNQRKGFHRHHHHPPPTTASSTVSTTEDTEHLVYNHTTQPL; encoded by the exons ATGGCCCCTGCGAGGACTATGGCCGGCACCCGCCTCGCCCCGGCCCGCATCCCTGCAGTGGCCTTGTGGCTTCTGTGCGCGCTCGGCCTCCAGGGCACCCAGGCCGGGCCGCCGCCCGCGCCCCCGGGGCTGCCCGCGGGAGCCGACTGCCTGAACCTCTTTACCGCCGGGGTGCCTGCCTTCGTGCTGGACACCAATGCCTCGGTCAGCAACGGAGCCACTTTCCTAGAGTCCCCCAGCGTGCGCCGGGGCTGGGACTGTGTGCGCGCCTGCTGCACCACCCAGAACTGCAATTTAGCGCTGGTGGAGCTGCAGCCCGACCGCGGGGAGGACGCCATCGCCGCCTGCTTCCTCATCAACTGCCTCTACGAGCAGAACTTCGTGTGCAAGTTCGCGCCCAGGGAGGGCTTCATCAACTACCTCACGAGGGAAGTATACCGCTCCTACCGccagctgcagacccagggctTTGGAG GGTCTGGAATCCCCAAGACCTGGGCGGGCATAGACTTGAAGGTACAACCCCAGGAACCCCTGGTGCTGAAGGATGTGGAAAACACAGATTGGCGCCTACTGCGGGGTGACACGGATGTCAGGGTAGAG AGGAAAGACCCAAACCAGGTGGAACTGTGGGGACTCAAGGAAGGCACCTACCTGTTCCAGCTGACAGTGACTAGCTCAGACCACCCAGAGGACACGGCCAACGTCACAGTCACTGTGCTGTCCACCAAGCAGACAGAAG ACTACTGCCTCGCATCCAACAAGGTGGGCCGCTGCCGGGGCTCCTTCCCACGCTGGTACTATGACCCCATGGAGCAGATCTGCAAGAGTTTCGTTTATGGAGGctgcttgggcaacaagaacaactACCTTCGGGAAGAAGAGTGCATTCTAGCCTGTCGGGGTGTGCAAG GCCCCTCCATGGAAAGGCACCATCCAG TGTGCTCTGGCACCTGTCAGCCCACCCAGTTCCGCTGCAGCAATGGCTGCTGCATCGACAGTTTCCTGGAGTGTGATGACACCCCCAACTGCCCCGACGCCTCCGACGAGGCCACCTGTGAAAAAT ACACGAGTGGCTTTGACGAGCTCCAGCGCATCCATTTCCCCAGTGACAAAG GGCACTGTGTGGATCTGCCAGACACAGGACTCTGCAAGGAGAGCATCCCGCGCTGGTACTACAACCCCTTCAGCGAACACTGTGCCCGCTTTACCTATGGCGGTTGTTATGGCAACAAGAACAACTTTGAGGAAGAGCAGCAGTGCCTCGAGTCTTGTGGCGGCATCTCCA AGAAGGATGTGTTTGGCCTGAGGCGGGAAAACCCCATTCCCAACACAG GCTCTGTGGAGATGGCTGTCGCAGTGTTCCTGGTCATCTGCATTGTGGTGGTGGTATCCATCCTAGCTTACTGCTTCTTCAAGAACCAGAGAAAGGGCTtccacaggcaccaccaccacccaccacccaccactgCTAGCTCCACTGTCTCCACTACTGAGGACACGGAGCACCTGGTCTATAACCACACCACCCAGCCCCTCTGA